A single window of Lynx canadensis isolate LIC74 chromosome C2, mLynCan4.pri.v2, whole genome shotgun sequence DNA harbors:
- the SAMD7 gene encoding sterile alpha motif domain-containing protein 7 has protein sequence MDPTEPRKCIPLSGEPGTPEERHLCQISTGMTLEELHQWREILMINPTMAMNPLLTAPGQQRMPLVPSSFEPPTVDRDLLSSTVAPADPRQFCVPSQFGSSVLPNANMPNVLSNHVYSGWGILPPESIKAMARRNEMIQRQHTARMEMEMHAFYQQRRIEKVNPKGLAGPGIPFLYTSSIPPGPANYHGRSMLPASDLHFHRSTLRNLQGTPTLVAAGPHFLESWGQKCRRLRRGAGNQKVLDSDIESSKSQGEEKILGQTHVIPYEEDEFAKEPETEALNNQKSRETNEKPALGNTCGELEPTHKKPWGAHGAPLEAKAWDGTKEKTSEQGFAACGEKNGVCPPIPRPSLPGAHPLVTIGENLSLDEDIQKWTVNDVHNFIRGLPGCSDYAQVFKDHAIDGETLPLLTEEHLRSTLGLKLGPALKIQSQVSQQVESMLYKKSLLLPTHTKQPFDQQADTSPLLDFHSWGDTLDVPCSQDITIPK, from the exons AACTCCATCAGTGGCGAGAGATATTGATGATAAATCCAACGATGGCCATGAATCCTTTATTGACGGCACCAGGGCAGCAGAGGATGCCACTGGTTCCTTCATCATTTGAACCTCCAACGGTGGATCG AGATTTATTGTCTTCCACTGTAGCTCCTGCTGACCCAAGACAGTTTTGTGTTCCTTCccaatttggatcctctgttctaCCAAATGCAAATATGCCAAACGTGCTATCCAATCATGTCTACTCAG gttgggGCATTTTACCACCTGAATCCATAAAGGCAATGGCGAGAAGGAATGAAATGATTCAGAGGCAGCATACTGCCAG gatgGAAATGGAAATGCATGCATTTTACCAGCAAAGGAGAATAGAAAAAGTGAATCCCAAGGGACTAGCAGGACCAGGGATACCATTCCTCTATACCTCCAGCATCCCTCCTGGCCCAGCCAACTACCATGGGAGGAGCATGCTCCCTGCCAGTGACCTGCATTTTCACAGAAGCACCCTGAGAAACCTTCAGGGAACCCCCACGCTAGTGGCAGCTGGTCCACATTTTCTAGAAAGCTGGGGTCAGAAATGTCGTCGTCTCAGGAGAGGTGCTGGGAATCAGAAAGTTCTAGACAGCGATATTGAGAGCTCTAAAAgtcaaggagaagaaaaaatcttAGGCCAGACTCATGTGATTCCCTACGAAGAGGATGAATTTGCAAAAGAACCAGAAACCGAAGCTCTCAACAATCAGAAGTCAAGGGAAACCAATGAAAAGCCAGCTCTTGGCAACACCTGTGGGGAGCTCGAGCCCACCCATAAAAAACCTTGGGGAGCTCATGGTGCTCCCCTAGAAGCAAAGGCCTGGGATGGTACAAAGGAGAAGACTTCAGAGCAAGGCTTTGCAGCCTGTGGTGAAAAGAATGGGGTTTGTCCCCCAATTCCTCGACCGTCTCTGCCAG GAGCGCACCCACTGGTTACAATTGGGGAAAATCTGTCTTTGGATGAAGATATTCAGAAATGGACCGTGAATGATGTGCACAACTTCATTAGGGGCCTTCCAGGTTGTTCAGATTATGCTCAG gTATTTAAAGATCATGCCATTGATGGAGAAACCTTGCCATTACTCACCGAGGAGCATCTTCGCAGCACTCTGGGATTAAAGCTAGGGCCGGCGCTCAAGATTCAGTCACAG GTATCTCAGCAAGTGGAAAGTATGTTGTATAAGAAAAGTCTTTTACTTCCTACCCATACAAAACAACCATTTGATCAACAAGCAGATACATCCCCTCTTTTGGATTTTCATTCCTGGGGTGATACATTGGATGTTCCTTGTTCCCAGGATATAACAATTCCTAAATGA